The genomic region TCTGAGTGGTGGTGCACTTCCTGTATTCGGTGGATTAGTCATTGCAATGGATCGGTTTAATAAGATCATTAAAATTGATGAAAGAAATTTGCAGGCTTTAGTAGAGCCGGGAGTTATCAATCAGGTTTTTCAAAATGCTGTCATGGAGAAAGGTTTGTTTTATCCTCCTGATCCGGCCAGCAGAGGTTCTTGTTTTCTCGGTGGAAATCTGGCCGAAAGCGCCGGTGGACCAAAGGCAGTAAAGTATGGTGTCACTAAAGATTATGTTCTAAATTGTGAAGTCGTACTTCCTACAGGAGAGATCATCTGGACAGGTGCAAATGTTTTAAAAAATTCTACAGGTTATAATCTGACTCAGTTGTTGGTTGGAAGTGAAGGGACACTTGGAATAATTACAAAGATCGTTTTCAAATTACTTCCGCTGCCGACTGAAAATTTACTGATGTTAGTACCATTTTTCAGCAGTGAAAAAGCATGTGAAGCAGTTTCTGCAATTTTCAGAGCAGGATTAACACCATCTGCATTGGAATTCATGGAAAGAGATTGTTTGCTTTATGTAATGAAATATGTAGATGTAAAAATTCCGCTGAAGGATGAAATCAATGCTCACTTATTGATTGAAGTCGATGGTACGGATCGTGATGTCTTATTCAAAGAATGTGAACGGATCTCGGAAATTCTTTACCAATATGAATGTGATGAAGTTTTATTCGCAGATACTGCGCAGCAAAAAGCTGATCTCTGGCGCGCCCGACGATCTGCAGGCGAAGCAGTAAAATCGCATTCAATTTACAAGGAAGAAGATACTGTTGTTCCCCGTGCTGAACTTCCAATACTTTTGAAAGGTGTAAAAGCAATAGGAGCGAAGTATGGTTTCCGAAGTGTGTGTTATGGTCATGCCGGTGATGGAAACTTACACGTAAATATAATCAAGGAAGAAATTTCTGATGAAGACTGGAATACAAAAGTTCCACTTGGAATCAGAGAGATCTTTGAACTTTGCGTTTCATTAGGCGGAACAATTTCCGGAGAACATGGAATCGGATATGTTCAAAAAGGATACATGGATATTGCTTTTAACAAAACACAAATGGATCTTATGAAAGGGATCAAAAATTTGTTTGATCCGAACGGTATATTGAATCCGGGGAAAATTTTCTTGTAGTAAGTAGTGAGTAGCAAGTGGTAAGTAGCACTGCTTTCTTTTGTGCACAAAGATAAATAATTCGCCAAATAATATCAATTGCCAGATAATTGCACTTAATTAATTAAAGCAGAAAATCAATAATAAATTATCAGTAAAGAAATCAATATCCTGAAGTAACTGGTGCTACTCACCACTTACCACTCACCACTCATCAACAAAAGTGAAAAACAAAGTCATCATAATAACCGGTGCATCCGGCGGAATAGGAGAGTCGTTGGCAAAGAAATTTTCTGCTGAAGGTTCTGTTGTTGTTATTGCTGCGCGTCAACTTGAAAAATTAAATCAGTTGAAGACAGCACTCGAAAATTCCGGAGGAAAGGTTCATGCAGTGGCGTGTGATGTAAGTAATGAAGCGCATTGTAAATTACTTATCGATGAAACCATCAGAATGTATGGCCGCA from Bacteroidota bacterium harbors:
- a CDS encoding FAD-binding protein translates to MLPVRSIYLNIKLTPRLNKKESPQYINPIRVEFQKISEQLLAEFKAIVGDEFVYTNREVLEQNSRDYTEDLRFYPEVVARPSNAEEISLLLKICNEARVPVTPRGAGTGLSGGALPVFGGLVIAMDRFNKIIKIDERNLQALVEPGVINQVFQNAVMEKGLFYPPDPASRGSCFLGGNLAESAGGPKAVKYGVTKDYVLNCEVVLPTGEIIWTGANVLKNSTGYNLTQLLVGSEGTLGIITKIVFKLLPLPTENLLMLVPFFSSEKACEAVSAIFRAGLTPSALEFMERDCLLYVMKYVDVKIPLKDEINAHLLIEVDGTDRDVLFKECERISEILYQYECDEVLFADTAQQKADLWRARRSAGEAVKSHSIYKEEDTVVPRAELPILLKGVKAIGAKYGFRSVCYGHAGDGNLHVNIIKEEISDEDWNTKVPLGIREIFELCVSLGGTISGEHGIGYVQKGYMDIAFNKTQMDLMKGIKNLFDPNGILNPGKIFL